In Ciconia boyciana chromosome 17, ASM3463844v1, whole genome shotgun sequence, the genomic stretch ATTATAGCCCCAAAGAGAAACGGCAATCCCCTCATGAAGTGCAAGCTGGCAGGGTAGAGAGAGTTGAACACTCCTGTAGCCACAAGTGAACACAGCCCTTCCACACAGgcaacagaagcaaaaagagcACCTGGAAAAGATATACGAGAGGTTAATGGTGAGACGGCCCTGCCTGCAAATGTCTTTACCACATCACCTCCTTCAGTGGGATTCTGTGACCTTTTCTAAGGGTTCGCACTTCTGATCAGAAAACCGGTGTCTGCATTGTCAGGAGTGGTAAGCAAGAGCTCGGAGCAGAGATCAGGCACGCTGGGCTGGCCTGGCAGGCCAAACCTGTCAAGCTCAGCTTCTCTGTAGCCAGGACCACCGCACTGACCTCCAGAATTTGTATCACAGGAGCTAACCAGGGATATTATATCTCAGATGGGTTGTAAATGCTTTAGACAGGGCTATATAGCCCTGTTTACTGCCAAGCACATCTTATTGCTTGTTAAACATTGTACAGCAGAAGACTGCACTTTATAGCACCATAAATCTGATATCAAGTGTGTGCCACCTTCATCCTAATATAGGAAACATGGATTGTGCAGTCACCTTTCGATCCTTCCCACCCCgattccctcctcccctctgtcTGCCTGCAGAGGCATTCCTATGCAGTGTTTAACAGCAAGTGCAAGCTCTTCAACCAAATTACTGGAAGAAAGGCAAATACACTCCTCCTATGGGTTATCCGTGATCTTTCACCATGGTCAATGATATAACCCTCTAACAACACTAGGTTTCTTCCCACTGTTACTGATCTACAGAAAAGAGTCACGGTCAGGGAAATCACTATCTTCTGCTCGTTATATAATCCATTTTAACTCTTGCTCCTTGTAAAAGCTTTAGAACCGAACAGACGGATGAATGAACTATTCCTGAGCTTGAATGCAATACTTTGcatcttgctttccttctcttgtcCTCATCTTGAAAATGTAGCAAGTCTAAACGGATGAACGacaattattctgaaaaaataaaatgttgcccTGGGCCTGAGGGTGAATGCAGAGGCGCAGGAGTCCAAAGGAGCCAGGGAAGTCCTAACATCCCAAAGCAGTTTGATTTCAGTGTTCCAAGAAGACAGTGTTTCAGGACCTGGCTTAAGTATAGGGGCTAACTCCTTACCCTGTTCCGTCTCACTGACCAGCTTGGAGAGCTTGGTTCTGATGACCGGAGTGGCTGCCATGGAGAGGAACAGAATGCCATAACCTGTGAGCAAGATACAGCACATTAGGGGAagctcagctgaaaaataaagtctCCAAAGTCAATCCCAGAAATCTGTAGCTCCAGGCAGTTTCTCCCTGCTATATTTAGACCTAGTTCACCCTCCTGCGTCGCACAATGCACTTCAGTCTGTGCCCGCAGCGTAATACAGCTTCTGGGAAACCTAATATTCTAGGAACTATATGGCTGCACTTTCAACTTCAGTGTTTGGCCAACTGCGCTGCTAGCGAGCCAGAGTTTTGTTGTTACACGAGCTGAAACGGAGGCAGAACTTCCTCCACGTGCTTGAACTCCCAGAAGCACACTGCCCTCCTGCATCTCCTGGCATCTCTAAGCTAAGAGCCCGAGATATAGGGATTTAAGAATTCGGCATCACCTATAAACATCAGTGGTGTTGTAGTAGCAAGAGAAATCACAACCAGTCCAGAAATATTGGAGATTAATCCTATCTCTGCCACCCAGGTGTCTtcaaggcagagctgcagcagccgcagccctCCCAGGCTGCTCAGGTAAGCCAGGTAACGAGCAGCTGAGCCATACCCAATGAGAtcagcagcccagcagagagGGGAGCCAAGCTCGTACAAAACAAAGAGGTCCTTGGTTCCAAAATGTACAGtgacaagaagaaagaaagccAAGGAGTAAAGAGCGAGCTTCCGCCTGGAGCTCAAGTGTTCTGGGGCCGTGTACAGCCTGTAGACAGCCTTGTAATGACTGAGGGTGAACAGCTTGGCTGGTTTCTGCTGCTTCACCGATTCCTGAAGACAGAAAGCAGCGTAGAGAGCGGCAGCAAGACTGGCAGCAAGCACAAGCCAAAAGGGGTTGATGTACCCCTGAGCCTTGCGCCACTGCCCGCCGCCGATGCTGGCCAGCATGCCCGCAATGCCGATGCACGCCTCGAGGATGGCGACGCGAAATGTACGTGCGCGTTTGTCGCTGGTGTCGGCCACGTAGGCGAAGCAGCTGGCCAGGATCAGGTTGTAGTCTCCCATGAGGCCACTCAAAACGCGTCCAAGGAGAAAGTAGGCAACGTGCAGCTGCAGGTACATGACGAGAAGATAGATGGCCGCTTGCACGGCCATACCCACTGCCGGCAGGACGAGCGCCGGACGGCGGCCCACGCTGTCGCTCCATGGTCCGAAGAGGGTCACGGAGAAGAGACCAACGAAGAAGCCTCCCAGGTTGATATAGAGGTTCCAGTGGGAGACCAGCGCTTCCACCTCCTGCAAGAGAAACAGGCACCTGAGAAACAGGCACCGCGGGCACCCGAGGCCCCAGGccggcagcacccagcacccaacGCCGCGGCGGAGCGCCCCGGGAGGCGGCAGcacccccgctcccccggcccgtCTCCCACCTGCCGCAGGGGGTCGGCGGCAGCGCTGCCGTTCCCGCTGCCGTTCCCGCATCCGGCGGGGCTGCTGCCGTTGGGGCCGCTGTAGCCGCGCTCGGTCCCCAGCCGGTCCCAGAGGTACTGGGTGGCCAGCGGGCCCTGCAGGCCGAGGGACAGGGTGGCCAGGAAGAGGAGCGGCtcggcggcgggcagcggcgggcagcggcgggcggggggcggcggcggcggcggcggcggggcggccaTGGCGGCGGGGGCGGAGGAGCGGAGCGCTCCGCCCGGACAGGCTgtcccgccgcccggccccgccgcgctccgccccgccggccggggaGCCCGGTGGAGGAGCGGGGGGGGGTTAGTGCCCGGTCGTCGCCCGCCCTTCCTCCTGCAAAAGGAGGAGCGGATCCGCTCCGCCTTGGCCGTGCGACGCCGAGAGCGAGAGCGGGGCCCAGGGCCTGGCGGTGCATCCCTGCTAAATGCATAGCTTTCGACCCTGCTTTTGTCATTTATTGGCGGTTAAAGGACTTTAAACGTAACgcctggttttttttcttatctcccaaacaaaggaaaaaaagtgtcaaCCACCATTTTAAACGCACTAgggtctgaaaaaaatgttgtcgTTAGCAACGCGTAATCGTTTCTATTCATTCACACCACActagaaaatacttctttttctaaagGACAAACTGTGATGCACAAGAGGTTTTGGCTGTGCTGTTAGGTTTCCTGTTAGGTTTGGTCTGCCTCGAAGCGCAGAGCAGTAAGCAAAGACCAAGTTGTTCTTTAAATTCAAAGAACACAATTCGGAGTATTAGATTAACCCGTTTATATAAACTGGAGTCGTTCCAAAGTAATGTAAATAGGCATTTCTCCTTTAACACCATTGAGGGAGCATTAATGGGCTACAGGTAAAGCTCTAACAAGTCCCCCTGAAAACATAAACCACGCATTTTGCAGTAACACGCTTACAGAGCTCATTTATAGCATCTTTGGAAGTAACAGGACTCGCGTAGCAGTGGAAGCAATCACTGTGGATGTGCTGCTTCTAAAGAACAAGCACGATTCGTTCGCTGAGGTCCTTCTGCATTGTTTCTTTCATCCCACAGGCAAGactgcagctggaggccagcCTTCGTCATAGAGATGTGAAAACAAGAGGTTTCCTTTTAGATTTTGATTGCAACCTTAGGACATAAGAGtagaaagtaagaaaattaCTTTGGCATCGGCCGATTTTGTCACTGCACCTTTTCAGACACTAATTCAACATCAAGTGGATGCAAAATTGGCAGGGGAAATATAATTCATTTGAAAGCTCTTTCTCATTCCTCTTGTACCAAGGGTGAAATGCTAAAGCTCAGGACTGGCAGTTATTTAACACGAAGCTGTTTCTTGTGAGCAATATGCTTAAGTCAGGCTTGCAAGAGAGCTTTGCAGCTCTGACAGCTGAAACCCCACTGTTTTTCAATCATAAGCATGTTATCGAAAGCAAACAAGCCCCAGCAGAAAAGGGATGagacacagaaacagcagaagcacTTTGTGGAGCTGACATCAGATGACCTAATGTctgtgcttctctctctctctgcttgaGAAAGCTATAAACAGAGCTGTGACAATTTATACcaaaaatggaaatgtcatCAATATCTGAAGTATGCACTTGCATGATCTACCAGATAAAGACATCAAAATGACATTACAAGACACTCCCTTTAGAATTAAAAACTTCCATTCCATTCTAGTGTATTTACAGAACCAAGTAATTCACTGCTTGTATTTTGGAAGTTTCTTGCACGTGGGACAAGAATTGCTGGTCATTTCCCagtagcactttttttttttccccccaatacACCCTGCAAGCTACCAAAGCTGTGCCTATAAACCTGCAAGATcaggaaggtggaaaaaaaatagcccaACACCTGCCAAGCGATGCACTGTAGCCAAGTCTTTCCCAATCCACTGAGATATGACAGGCTATGTCAGAAAGAGTTACTAGGTTCACTCTTTGGCCCTAAGCCTTGCTTATAACATACTGGGCTGCCACGTGGGAGGAACCGAGTTCTGACCACACCTTAACATTTCCCCTATTGCTCTTTGAGtagaagaaaatggaattgTCATGAGGGTCATCCCTGGACCGCATAAAGATGGGTGTCCCTGCTCTCAGGTGGTAAGGACTGCAAGTCCCTTTCTGCATGGGGACTTGATGTGGCATCTGGTGACAGGAGCTCCGCTCTAGTGGATTTTGCTACCCAAAGAATTTCTCAGCGGATACAATGATGTTTATATAACGTTTTGT encodes the following:
- the SLC46A1 gene encoding proton-coupled folate transporter isoform X1; translated protein: MAAPPPPPPPPPARRCPPLPAAEPLLFLATLSLGLQGPLATQYLWDRLGTERGYSGPNGSSPAGCGNGSGNGSAAADPLRQEVEALVSHWNLYINLGGFFVGLFSVTLFGPWSDSVGRRPALVLPAVGMAVQAAIYLLVMYLQLHVAYFLLGRVLSGLMGDYNLILASCFAYVADTSDKRARTFRVAILEACIGIAGMLASIGGGQWRKAQGYINPFWLVLAASLAAALYAAFCLQESVKQQKPAKLFTLSHYKAVYRLYTAPEHLSSRRKLALYSLAFFLLVTVHFGTKDLFVLYELGSPLCWAADLIGYGSAARYLAYLSSLGGLRLLQLCLEDTWVAEIGLISNISGLVVISLATTTPLMFIGYGILFLSMAATPVIRTKLSKLVSETEQGALFASVACVEGLCSLVATGVFNSLYPASLHFMRGLPFLFGAIILLIPAAIIGWIEIWDSNHGYSHFSDASLSPADG
- the SLC46A1 gene encoding proton-coupled folate transporter isoform X2 — its product is MAAPPPPPPPPPARRCPPLPAAEPLLFLATLSLGLQGPLATQYLWDRLGTERGYSGPNGSSPAGCGNGSGNGSAAADPLRQEVEALVSHWNLYINLGGFFVGLFSVTLFGPWSDSVGRRPALVLPAVGMAVQAAIYLLVMYLQLHVAYFLLGRVLSGLMGDYNLILASCFAYVADTSDKRARTFRVAILEACIGIAGMLASIGGGQWRKAQGYINPFWLVLAASLAAALYAAFCLQESVKQQKPAKLFTLSHYKAVYRLYTAPEHLSSRRKLALYSLAFFLLVTVHFGTKDLFVLYELGSPLCWAADLIGYGSAARYLAYLSSLGGLRLLQLCLEDTWVAEIGLISNISGLVVISLATTTPLMFIGYGILFLSMAATPVIRTKLSKLVSETEQGG